The Hymenobacter sp. DG01 genome has a segment encoding these proteins:
- the upp gene encoding uracil phosphoribosyltransferase, whose amino-acid sequence MDALTPPSADSSAPAASAATPAPDRSRVHEVCAEPSIANHFLAELRDVTVQQDSLRFRRNLQRLGEIIAYRISSHLSYTDQSVRTPLGESSGKLLHDFPVLATVLRAGLPFHQGFLNYFDQSPSAFAAAYRIEGTAQVQVQVDYLSAPSLDERVLILADPMLASGKSLVQTYRAMLRFGTPRQVHIAAVIASPQGVEYVTREVPEATLWVAAIDQGLNEQAYIIPGLGDAGDLSYGSKL is encoded by the coding sequence ATGGATGCGCTGACGCCCCCTTCCGCCGATTCTTCTGCCCCTGCTGCCTCGGCCGCTACCCCTGCTCCCGACCGCAGCCGCGTGCATGAGGTGTGTGCCGAGCCCTCCATTGCCAACCACTTCCTGGCTGAGCTGCGCGACGTGACGGTGCAGCAGGATTCTCTGCGCTTCCGCCGTAACCTGCAGCGCCTCGGCGAAATCATTGCCTACCGCATCAGCTCCCACCTCAGCTACACCGACCAAAGCGTGCGCACTCCGCTTGGCGAGTCCAGCGGCAAGCTCCTCCACGACTTCCCGGTGCTGGCCACCGTGCTACGGGCGGGCCTGCCGTTTCACCAGGGCTTCCTGAATTACTTCGACCAGTCGCCCTCGGCCTTTGCCGCCGCGTACCGCATCGAGGGCACGGCCCAGGTGCAGGTGCAGGTCGATTACCTTTCGGCCCCCAGCCTCGATGAGCGGGTCCTGATTTTGGCCGACCCCATGCTGGCCTCCGGCAAGTCGCTGGTGCAAACGTACCGGGCCATGCTGCGCTTCGGCACGCCCCGGCAGGTACACATTGCCGCCGTTATTGCCTCGCCGCAGGGCGTGGAGTACGTAACCCGCGAAGTGCCCGAGGCTACCCTCTGGGTGGCCGCCATCGACCAGGGCCTCAACGAGCAGGCCTACATCATCCCCGGCCTCGGCGACGCCGGCGACCTGTCGTACGGCAGTAAATTGTAG
- a CDS encoding GNAT family N-acetyltransferase has protein sequence MPTRLLRYPEIDLAAWDACVNSARQVVPYACAWWLQATAGRWDALVEVEEATGRYLAVWPLPVKWRPWGQEVYQPPFTQQLGLLTCHEHSPTLRQMLTAGKLPRYPRFYTQLNDGNEGESAAFTPALNQGLVVNQRQTYHLPLTKPYEQLLAAYAPDYRRRLRLNQAAPTPLVARKAGTAEPLLQLFQETKGPEAGLKARHYAKLRRLIKALQERQMLETLEVRQLETGELLAGALFVRYRTRLIYFFAAASLEGKKAGAPLVLLDDVIQRHAGTPGLVLDFEGGTIPSIARFFANFGAEPVPYAALSFTQRPWYLKWMR, from the coding sequence ATGCCCACGCGCCTGCTCCGCTACCCCGAAATCGACCTTGCTGCCTGGGACGCCTGCGTTAATTCGGCCCGGCAGGTGGTGCCTTACGCCTGCGCATGGTGGCTGCAGGCTACAGCCGGCCGCTGGGACGCGCTGGTGGAGGTGGAGGAAGCCACCGGCCGCTACCTGGCCGTGTGGCCTCTGCCCGTAAAGTGGCGCCCCTGGGGCCAAGAAGTGTATCAGCCGCCCTTTACCCAGCAGCTGGGCTTGCTGACGTGCCATGAGCACAGCCCAACCCTTCGGCAAATGCTGACAGCCGGGAAGCTGCCGCGCTACCCCCGTTTCTACACCCAACTCAATGATGGTAATGAGGGAGAGTCCGCTGCCTTCACACCAGCGCTAAACCAGGGTTTGGTGGTAAATCAGCGCCAGACCTACCACCTGCCCCTGACTAAGCCCTACGAGCAACTCCTGGCCGCTTACGCCCCCGACTACCGCCGCCGCCTGCGCCTCAACCAAGCGGCCCCTACCCCCCTGGTAGCTCGGAAGGCTGGTACGGCGGAACCTCTGCTTCAGCTATTCCAGGAAACCAAAGGCCCCGAGGCTGGCTTGAAGGCTCGGCATTACGCTAAGCTGCGCCGACTGATAAAAGCCCTGCAGGAGCGCCAGATGCTGGAAACCCTGGAAGTGCGCCAGCTCGAAACAGGGGAGCTGTTGGCTGGGGCCTTATTTGTGCGTTACCGGACGCGGCTGATCTATTTTTTCGCGGCGGCTTCCTTGGAAGGAAAAAAGGCGGGGGCTCCGCTGGTCTTGCTCGATGATGTAATTCAGCGGCACGCGGGTACGCCCGGGCTGGTTCTGGATTTTGAAGGCGGCACGATACCGTCAATTGCTCGTTTTTTCGCCAATTTCGGGGCCGAGCCCGTACCCTACGCGGCCCTATCGTTCACCCAACGCCCCTGGTATCTGAAATGGATGCGCTGA